One genomic segment of Streptomyces sp. RerS4 includes these proteins:
- a CDS encoding NAD-dependent malic enzyme encodes MATAPSVSYSMTVRLEVPASGTAVSQLTTAVESSGGSVTGLDVTASGHEKLRIDVTIAATSTAHADEIVEKLRGIEGVSLGKVSDRTFLMHLGGKIEMSSKHPIRNRDDLSMIYTPGVARVCTAIAENPEDARRLTIKRNSVAVVTDGSAVLGLGNIGPMAALPVMEGKAALFKRFAGIDAWPICLDTQDPDEIVAVVKAIAPGFAGINLEDISAPRCFEIEARLREALDIPVFHDDQHGTAIVVLAALTNALRVVGKAVGDVKVVMSGAGAAGTAILKLLLAAGVKNAVSADIHGVVHAGRPDLVDAAPDSPLRWIADNTNPEGYTGTLKEAVVGADVFIGVSAPNVLSGEDVAAMADGAIVFALANPDPEVDPAIARQTAAVVATGRSDFPNQINNVLVFPGVFRGLLDAQSRTVNTGMMLAAASALADVVGEDELNANYIIPSVFNDKVAGAVAGAVRRAATAATAE; translated from the coding sequence ATGGCAACGGCGCCCAGCGTCTCGTATTCGATGACGGTCCGGCTGGAAGTGCCCGCGAGCGGAACCGCGGTCTCCCAGCTCACCACCGCCGTGGAGTCCTCGGGGGGATCGGTCACGGGTCTCGACGTGACCGCGTCCGGCCACGAGAAGCTCCGGATCGACGTCACCATCGCCGCGACCTCGACCGCGCACGCGGACGAGATCGTCGAGAAGCTGCGCGGCATCGAGGGCGTCAGCCTGGGCAAGGTCTCCGACCGAACCTTCCTGATGCACCTCGGCGGCAAGATCGAGATGTCGTCCAAGCACCCCATCCGCAACCGTGACGACCTCTCGATGATCTACACCCCGGGCGTGGCCCGCGTGTGCACCGCGATCGCCGAGAACCCCGAGGACGCCCGGCGCCTCACCATCAAGCGCAACTCCGTCGCAGTCGTGACCGACGGCTCCGCCGTGCTCGGCCTCGGCAACATCGGCCCCATGGCCGCGCTGCCCGTCATGGAGGGCAAGGCGGCCCTCTTCAAGCGCTTCGCCGGCATCGACGCGTGGCCGATCTGCCTGGACACCCAGGACCCCGACGAGATCGTCGCGGTCGTCAAGGCGATCGCGCCGGGCTTCGCCGGCATCAACCTGGAGGACATCTCCGCGCCGCGCTGCTTCGAGATCGAGGCCCGGCTGCGCGAGGCCCTCGACATCCCCGTCTTCCACGACGACCAGCACGGCACCGCCATCGTCGTCCTGGCGGCGCTGACCAACGCACTGCGCGTGGTGGGCAAGGCCGTTGGGGACGTCAAGGTGGTCATGTCGGGCGCCGGCGCGGCCGGTACGGCCATCCTCAAGCTGCTCCTGGCGGCGGGCGTCAAGAACGCGGTCAGCGCCGACATCCACGGCGTCGTGCACGCGGGCCGCCCCGACCTGGTCGACGCGGCCCCCGACTCCCCGCTGCGTTGGATCGCCGACAACACCAACCCCGAGGGTTACACCGGCACCCTCAAGGAGGCCGTGGTCGGCGCCGACGTCTTCATCGGCGTCTCGGCCCCGAACGTGCTCTCCGGCGAGGACGTCGCCGCCATGGCGGACGGCGCCATCGTGTTCGCGCTCGCGAACCCGGACCCCGAGGTGGACCCGGCGATCGCCCGCCAGACCGCCGCCGTCGTGGCCACCGGCCGCTCGGACTTCCCGAACCAGATCAACAACGTGCTGGTCTTCCCGGGCGTCTTCCGCGGCCTGCTGGACGCCCAGTCCCGGACCGTGAACACCGGCATGATGCTGGCCGCCGCGAGCGCGCTCGCCGACGTCGTCGGCGAGGACGAGCTGAACGCGAACTACATCATCCCGTCCGTCTTCAACGACAAGGTCGCGGGCGCCGTCGCCGGCGCGGTCCGGCGCGCGGCCACCGCCGCCACCGCCGAATAG
- a CDS encoding YqgE/AlgH family protein, whose translation MTEVSSLTGRLLVATPALADPNFDRAVVLLLDHDEQGSLGVVLNRPTPVDVRDILLPWAPLAGDPGVVFQGGPVALDSALGVAVIPGEEGPLGWRRVHGAIGLVDLEAPPELLAAALGGLRIFAGYSGWGPGQLETELGEGAWYVVDSEPGDVSFPDPERLWRAVLRRQRSELAMVATYLDDPSLN comes from the coding sequence ATGACCGAGGTGTCCTCCCTCACAGGGCGGCTGCTCGTGGCCACCCCCGCCCTCGCGGACCCGAATTTCGACCGCGCGGTGGTGCTGCTGCTCGACCACGACGAGCAGGGCTCCCTCGGCGTGGTCCTCAATCGGCCCACCCCCGTGGACGTCCGCGACATCCTGTTGCCGTGGGCGCCGCTGGCCGGCGATCCGGGGGTGGTGTTCCAGGGCGGGCCGGTGGCGTTGGACTCGGCCCTGGGCGTGGCGGTGATCCCGGGCGAGGAGGGGCCGCTCGGTTGGCGGCGGGTGCACGGGGCGATCGGCCTGGTCGACCTGGAGGCGCCGCCCGAGTTGCTGGCCGCCGCCCTGGGGGGTCTGCGCATCTTCGCGGGCTACTCCGGTTGGGGGCCGGGGCAGCTGGAGACGGAGCTGGGCGAAGGCGCCTGGTACGTCGTGGACTCCGAGCCCGGTGACGTCTCCTTCCCGGATCCCGAACGGCTGTGGCGGGCGGTGCTGCGGCGGCAGCGCAGCGAGCTGGCGATGGTCGCCACCTATCTGGACGACCCGTCGCTGAACTGA
- a CDS encoding nitrate/nitrite transporter, whose amino-acid sequence MTGTTAPRGSGRWIERWDPEDETFWRETGERIARRNLLYSVLSEHIGFSIWSLWSVMVLFMGPAYGIDPAGKFFLIATATCVGALVRVPYTFAVARFGGRNWTVVSALLLLAPTVAALVVMEPGTSYGTFLAVAALTGVGGGNFASSMTNINAFFPLRRKGWALGLNAGGGNIGVPVVQLAALLVIATAGAGHPRLLLAAYLPLIVLAAVLALLRMDNLAPVRSDAGAVRAALRERHTWIMAFLYVGTFGSFIGYSFAFGLVLQTQFGRTPLQAASLTFIGPLLGSLVRPVGGALADRFGGARITLVTFVAMAAATGVVVLASVRESLPVFLAGFVALFALSGAGNGSTYKMIPGIFQAEALARGLDADAAAAEGRRLSGAAMGLIGAVGALGGLAINLVFREAFLGSGSGTAAFVTFLGFYAACCAVTWAVYLRRPVAAPLPGAGEPVKAQLTSV is encoded by the coding sequence ATGACCGGTACGACCGCACCGCGCGGGTCAGGTCGCTGGATCGAGCGATGGGATCCCGAGGACGAGACCTTCTGGAGGGAGACCGGGGAGCGCATCGCCCGCCGCAACCTCCTGTACTCCGTGCTCTCCGAGCACATCGGCTTCTCCATCTGGTCCCTGTGGTCGGTGATGGTCCTCTTCATGGGCCCCGCCTACGGCATCGACCCGGCCGGGAAGTTCTTCCTCATCGCCACCGCCACCTGCGTCGGCGCCCTGGTCCGGGTTCCCTACACCTTCGCCGTCGCCCGTTTCGGGGGCCGCAACTGGACCGTGGTCAGCGCCCTGCTGCTGCTCGCGCCGACGGTGGCCGCGCTGGTCGTCATGGAGCCCGGGACCTCGTACGGGACCTTCCTGGCCGTCGCCGCCCTGACGGGGGTGGGCGGAGGCAACTTCGCCTCCTCCATGACCAACATCAACGCCTTCTTCCCGCTGCGCCGCAAGGGCTGGGCGCTCGGCCTCAACGCGGGCGGCGGCAACATCGGCGTCCCCGTCGTCCAACTCGCCGCCCTGCTGGTCATCGCCACCGCCGGCGCCGGCCACCCGCGGCTGCTGCTCGCCGCCTACCTGCCGCTGATCGTCCTCGCGGCCGTCCTCGCGCTGCTGAGGATGGACAACCTGGCGCCCGTACGGAGCGACGCGGGCGCCGTCCGCGCCGCGCTGCGCGAGCGGCACACGTGGATCATGGCGTTCCTGTACGTCGGCACGTTCGGGTCCTTCATCGGCTACAGCTTCGCCTTCGGGCTGGTCCTCCAGACCCAGTTCGGCCGCACCCCGCTCCAGGCCGCCTCGCTCACCTTCATCGGACCGCTGCTCGGCTCGCTCGTGCGGCCCGTCGGCGGGGCGCTCGCCGACCGCTTCGGCGGCGCGCGGATCACGCTCGTCACCTTCGTGGCGATGGCCGCGGCGACCGGCGTCGTCGTCCTGGCCTCCGTACGGGAATCCCTGCCGGTGTTCCTCGCCGGGTTCGTCGCCCTCTTCGCGCTCAGCGGCGCCGGCAACGGGTCCACGTACAAGATGATCCCCGGCATCTTCCAGGCCGAGGCCCTCGCCCGGGGACTGGACGCCGACGCCGCGGCCGCCGAGGGGCGCCGGCTCTCCGGCGCCGCCATGGGCCTGATCGGCGCGGTCGGCGCGCTCGGCGGCCTCGCCATCAACCTGGTCTTCCGGGAGGCGTTCCTCGGATCCGGCTCCGGCACGGCCGCCTTCGTCACCTTCCTCGGCTTCTACGCGGCGTGCTGCGCCGTCACCTGGGCGGTATACCTTCGCCGGCCCGTCGCGGCGCCGCTCCCGGGCGCCGGGGAGCCGGTGAAGGCGCAGCTCACCTCCGTGTGA
- a CDS encoding CGNR zinc finger domain-containing protein, with amino-acid sequence MWFDSGRVCLDLLATTRTPGGGPEQIRDGDELRLWLVGAGLVPDRTPLGRLGPDWVAAFRDLRADVDHLVRAELGGGGPQEGSLARLNAAAAGPPPGLCAVRDQEGHLVRELCGRVECAGLLSTVARDAVELLTDPGDLALLRTCAGDGCARVYLDTSRGHRRRWCSSELCGNRERVARHRRRRVGTAG; translated from the coding sequence ATGTGGTTCGACTCCGGGCGGGTCTGTCTCGACCTGCTGGCCACCACCCGGACCCCCGGGGGCGGCCCCGAGCAGATCCGCGACGGCGACGAGCTGCGGCTGTGGCTCGTCGGCGCGGGGCTCGTCCCCGACCGGACCCCCCTGGGACGGCTGGGCCCCGACTGGGTGGCCGCGTTCCGCGACCTGCGCGCCGATGTGGACCACCTCGTGAGGGCGGAGCTGGGGGGTGGCGGACCGCAGGAGGGCTCGCTGGCCCGACTGAACGCCGCCGCGGCGGGACCGCCCCCGGGCCTGTGCGCCGTCCGGGACCAGGAGGGCCACCTGGTGCGGGAGCTGTGCGGGCGGGTGGAGTGCGCGGGGCTGCTGTCCACGGTGGCCCGGGACGCGGTGGAACTCCTCACCGACCCCGGCGACCTGGCCCTGCTGCGCACCTGCGCCGGCGACGGCTGCGCCCGCGTCTACCTCGACACCTCCCGCGGCCACCGCCGCCGCTGGTGCTCCAGCGAACTCTGCGGCAACCGCGAGCGCGTGGCGAGACACCGGCGCCGAAGGGTGGGCACGGCGGGGTAG
- a CDS encoding DUF3039 domain-containing protein has protein sequence MSTLEPERGTGTGTLVEPTPQVSHGDGDHERFAHYVQKDKIMASALDGTPVVALCGKVWVPGRDPKKYPVCPMCKEIYDSMGAGGDKDKGGKDK, from the coding sequence ATGAGCACTCTTGAGCCCGAGCGCGGGACTGGTACGGGGACCCTCGTAGAGCCGACGCCACAGGTGTCCCACGGCGACGGCGACCACGAGCGCTTCGCCCACTACGTCCAGAAGGACAAGATCATGGCGAGCGCGCTCGACGGGACCCCCGTCGTCGCGCTCTGCGGCAAGGTGTGGGTGCCGGGCCGTGACCCGAAGAAGTACCCGGTCTGCCCCATGTGCAAGGAGATCTACGACTCCATGGGCGCCGGTGGCGACAAGGACAAGGGCGGCAAGGACAAGTAG
- a CDS encoding HU family DNA-binding protein, giving the protein MNRSELVAALSERAEVTRKDADAVLAALAETVGEIVAKGDEKVTIPGFLTFERTHRAARTARNPQTGDPIQIPAGYSVKVSAGSKLKEAAKGK; this is encoded by the coding sequence ATGAACCGCAGTGAGCTGGTGGCCGCTCTGTCCGAGCGCGCCGAGGTGACCCGCAAGGACGCCGACGCCGTTCTGGCCGCGCTCGCCGAGACCGTCGGCGAGATCGTCGCCAAGGGCGACGAGAAGGTCACCATCCCCGGCTTCCTGACCTTCGAGCGCACCCACCGTGCCGCTCGCACCGCGCGCAACCCGCAGACCGGCGACCCCATCCAGATCCCGGCCGGCTACAGCGTGAAGGTCTCCGCGGGCTCCAAGCTCAAGGAAGCCGCCAAGGGCAAGTAA
- a CDS encoding GNAT family protein, with protein sequence MRGLTLDDAAALADVLTRNRAYMAPYEPHRDEAFYTEAGQRARIEGLLGERDAGRMIPYVLVETATGAPVGAINLANITFGPLCGAGIGYWVDQTRNGRGLATAAVEEVCRTARDELGLHRIEAGTLVDNVASRRVLAKAGFTEYGLAPRYLHINGAWRDHRLFQRLLHDDPPAA encoded by the coding sequence ATGCGCGGCCTCACGCTCGACGACGCCGCCGCGCTGGCCGACGTACTGACCCGCAACCGCGCGTACATGGCGCCCTACGAGCCCCACCGGGACGAGGCGTTCTACACCGAGGCGGGCCAGCGCGCCCGCATCGAGGGCCTGCTCGGCGAACGCGACGCCGGGCGCATGATCCCGTACGTCCTCGTCGAGACGGCGACCGGCGCGCCCGTCGGGGCGATCAACCTGGCCAACATCACCTTCGGACCGCTGTGCGGCGCCGGCATCGGCTACTGGGTCGACCAGACCCGCAACGGCCGGGGCCTGGCCACCGCCGCCGTCGAGGAGGTCTGCCGCACGGCCCGCGACGAACTCGGCCTGCACCGGATCGAAGCCGGCACCCTCGTGGACAACGTCGCCTCCCGACGAGTGCTCGCGAAGGCCGGTTTCACCGAGTACGGCCTCGCCCCCCGCTACCTCCACATCAACGGCGCCTGGCGCGACCACCGCCTCTTCCAACGCCTGCTCCACGACGACCCGCCCGCCGCGTAG
- a CDS encoding uroporphyrinogen-III synthase, protein MDDDDTRTDPVAGPLAGFTVGVTAARRADELIALLRRRGASVVHAPALRIVPLADDSELMAATKGLIDCPPDAVVATTAIGFRGWIEAADGWGIGEELLARLRTTELLARGPKVKGAVRAAGLVEAWSPQSESLAEVLERLLAGGVAGRRIALQLHGEPLPGFVEALRAGGAEVVPVPVYRWMPPEDLAPLDRLLDAVAVGAVDAVSFTSAPAAASLLSRAAERGLREAVLEALRGPVLAACVGPVTALPLQAEEVATVQPERFRLGPLVQVLCRELPGRARVLPVAGHRLEIRGQAVLVDAVLRPVPPAGMALLESLARRPGWVVSRAELLRALPGAGRDEHAVETAMARLRAALGVPTLIQTVVKRGYRLSLDAGECVGEGAGARSGSPPGPGAGSPWGSGGPGASASVPG, encoded by the coding sequence ATGGACGACGACGACACGCGGACCGACCCCGTCGCCGGGCCGCTGGCCGGTTTCACGGTCGGTGTCACCGCCGCCCGACGGGCCGACGAACTGATCGCCCTGCTGCGCCGGCGCGGGGCGTCCGTGGTGCACGCGCCCGCCCTGCGGATCGTGCCGCTCGCCGACGACAGCGAGCTGATGGCCGCCACCAAAGGCCTGATCGACTGCCCGCCGGACGCGGTCGTCGCCACCACCGCCATCGGCTTCCGCGGCTGGATCGAGGCCGCCGACGGCTGGGGCATCGGCGAGGAACTGCTCGCCCGACTGCGGACCACCGAACTCCTGGCGCGCGGCCCGAAGGTCAAGGGCGCCGTACGGGCCGCCGGACTGGTCGAGGCCTGGTCCCCGCAGTCCGAGTCCCTCGCCGAGGTACTGGAACGACTGCTGGCCGGCGGGGTCGCCGGCCGGCGGATCGCCCTCCAGCTCCACGGGGAACCCCTGCCCGGCTTCGTCGAGGCGCTGCGCGCCGGCGGGGCCGAGGTGGTGCCCGTACCGGTGTACCGGTGGATGCCGCCCGAGGACCTCGCGCCGCTGGACCGGCTGCTGGACGCGGTGGCCGTCGGGGCCGTCGACGCCGTCAGCTTCACCTCCGCTCCGGCGGCGGCCTCGCTGCTGTCCCGGGCCGCCGAACGGGGACTGCGCGAAGCCGTACTGGAAGCGCTGCGGGGGCCGGTGCTGGCCGCCTGCGTCGGGCCGGTGACCGCGCTGCCGCTCCAGGCCGAGGAGGTGGCGACCGTCCAGCCGGAACGCTTCCGGCTCGGGCCGCTCGTCCAGGTGCTGTGCCGGGAACTTCCGGGGCGGGCCCGGGTGTTGCCCGTAGCGGGACACCGGCTGGAGATCCGCGGGCAGGCGGTGCTGGTCGACGCCGTGCTGCGCCCGGTCCCGCCCGCCGGGATGGCCCTGCTGGAGTCCCTCGCGCGGCGGCCGGGGTGGGTGGTGTCGCGGGCGGAGCTGCTGCGGGCGCTGCCGGGGGCGGGGCGCGACGAACACGCCGTGGAGACGGCGATGGCCCGACTGCGGGCGGCGCTGGGGGTGCCGACGCTGATCCAGACGGTGGTCAAGCGGGGGTACCGGCTGTCGCTGGACGCGGGGGAGTGCGTGGGGGAGGGGGCGGGGGCTCGGTCGGGATCTCCGCCGGGGCCGGGGGCGGGGTCGCCGTGGGGTTCCGGGGGGCCGGGGGCGTCGGCTAGCGTGCCGGGGTGA
- a CDS encoding UvrD-helicase domain-containing protein, with translation MAAQNAAVDSTADSVRDREIAVEQTHLDQVYRRLEEKIHEAEFLMNDAAQRGQVGTPGALAERDAQVFRAGIHLNRLNNEFEDFLFGRIDLVLGKDGERGPDGAYTSVQPAEDAIRPDLTADIAETLHIGRIGVLDADYSPLVIDWRAPAAAPFYRSTPKDPGRVVRRRVIRSKGRKVLGVEDDLMRPEVTAFLDGRELPAIGDGALMASLGRARTHTMRDIVSSIQAEQDLVIRAPAASVAEVAGGPGTGKTAVALHRAAYLLYQDRRRYSGGILIVSPTPLLVAYTEGVLPSLGEEGQVAIRALGSLVDGAEATTYDEPDVARVKGSSRMLKVLRKAVRGALELGDAPERLRVVAFGRRQELEAPELNRIRQTVLGGTAPVNLLRPRARRLLLDALYAKTGAAGRHSDPELAAELRSAFDEDISTEDEFIAFLDAWWPELTPRRVLAAMADERRLGRWSRRDLNPRETRRLARSLRRVGPDGKGPLSVHDVALLDELQQLLGAPARPRRKQEMDPLDQLSGLEELMPTREETQWERAERIAAERTEYAHVIVDEAQDLTPMQWRMVGRRGRTGTWTVVGDPAQSSWTDPDEAAAARDEALGTRPRRRFTLTVNYRNPAEVAEVAARVLERAMPGMEPPTAVRSTGLEPRFAVASGDLGAAVREETRRLLEQVDGTVGVVVAMDRRAEAAGWLADLGERAVALGSLEAKGLEYDATVVVSPAEIAEESPAGLRVLYVALTRATQQLTVVSTDGDAPGADGVPELLRP, from the coding sequence GTGGCCGCGCAGAATGCCGCTGTCGACAGCACGGCGGATTCCGTCCGCGATCGGGAGATCGCGGTCGAGCAGACGCATCTCGATCAGGTGTACCGACGCCTTGAGGAGAAGATCCACGAGGCCGAGTTCCTCATGAACGACGCCGCCCAGCGCGGCCAGGTCGGTACCCCCGGCGCGCTCGCCGAGCGGGACGCGCAGGTGTTCCGCGCCGGGATCCACCTCAACCGGCTCAACAACGAGTTCGAGGACTTCCTCTTCGGGCGGATCGACCTCGTCCTCGGCAAGGACGGGGAGCGGGGGCCCGACGGGGCCTACACCTCCGTCCAGCCCGCCGAGGACGCGATCCGGCCCGACCTCACCGCCGACATCGCCGAGACGCTCCACATCGGGCGCATCGGCGTGCTCGACGCCGACTATTCGCCGCTCGTCATCGACTGGCGGGCCCCGGCCGCCGCGCCGTTCTACCGGTCGACCCCCAAGGACCCCGGCCGCGTCGTGCGGCGTCGCGTGATCCGTTCCAAGGGGCGCAAGGTGCTCGGCGTCGAGGACGACCTGATGCGGCCCGAGGTCACCGCGTTCCTGGACGGCCGCGAGCTGCCCGCCATCGGCGACGGCGCGCTGATGGCCTCCCTCGGGCGGGCCCGTACGCACACCATGCGCGACATCGTGTCGTCCATCCAGGCCGAGCAGGACCTCGTCATCCGCGCCCCCGCCGCCTCCGTCGCCGAGGTCGCGGGCGGGCCCGGGACCGGGAAGACGGCCGTCGCGCTGCACCGGGCCGCGTACCTGCTGTACCAGGACCGGCGCCGCTACTCCGGCGGCATCCTGATCGTCTCCCCGACGCCGCTGCTCGTCGCCTACACCGAGGGCGTCCTGCCCTCCCTCGGCGAGGAGGGCCAGGTCGCGATCCGCGCGCTCGGCTCGCTGGTCGACGGGGCCGAGGCGACCACGTACGACGAACCGGACGTGGCCCGCGTCAAGGGCTCCTCCCGCATGCTCAAGGTGCTCCGCAAGGCCGTCCGCGGCGCCCTGGAGCTGGGCGACGCCCCCGAGCGGCTGCGCGTGGTGGCCTTCGGGCGGCGCCAGGAGCTGGAGGCGCCCGAGCTGAACCGGATCCGGCAGACCGTCCTCGGCGGGACCGCGCCCGTGAACCTGCTGCGCCCCCGCGCCCGCAGGCTGCTCCTCGACGCCCTCTACGCCAAGACGGGCGCGGCCGGCCGGCACTCGGACCCGGAGCTGGCCGCCGAGCTGCGCTCGGCCTTCGACGAGGACATCTCCACGGAGGACGAGTTCATCGCCTTCCTCGACGCCTGGTGGCCCGAGCTGACCCCGCGCCGGGTGCTCGCCGCCATGGCCGACGAGCGGCGCCTCGGCCGCTGGTCGCGTCGGGACCTGAACCCGCGCGAGACCCGCCGGCTGGCCCGTTCGCTGCGCCGGGTCGGCCCGGACGGCAAGGGGCCGCTGTCGGTGCACGACGTGGCCCTCCTGGACGAGCTCCAGCAGCTCCTCGGCGCTCCGGCGCGGCCCAGGCGCAAGCAGGAGATGGATCCGCTCGACCAGCTCAGTGGGCTGGAGGAGCTGATGCCGACCCGCGAGGAGACCCAGTGGGAGCGCGCGGAGCGGATCGCGGCCGAGCGCACCGAGTACGCGCACGTCATCGTCGACGAGGCGCAGGACCTGACGCCCATGCAGTGGCGGATGGTGGGCCGGCGCGGCCGTACGGGCACCTGGACGGTGGTCGGCGACCCGGCGCAGTCCTCCTGGACCGACCCCGACGAGGCCGCCGCGGCCCGTGACGAGGCGCTGGGGACCCGGCCGCGCCGGCGATTCACCCTGACCGTGAACTACCGCAACCCGGCCGAGGTCGCCGAGGTGGCGGCGCGGGTCCTGGAGCGGGCCATGCCGGGCATGGAGCCGCCGACGGCGGTGCGTTCCACGGGCTTGGAGCCGCGCTTCGCGGTCGCCTCCGGCGACCTGGGCGCGGCGGTGCGCGAGGAGACCCGTCGGCTGCTGGAGCAGGTCGACGGGACGGTCGGCGTGGTCGTGGCCATGGACCGGCGCGCGGAGGCGGCGGGTTGGCTCGCCGACCTGGGCGAGCGGGCGGTGGCCCTGGGCAGCCTGGAGGCCAAGGGCCTGGAGTACGACGCCACGGTGGTGGTCTCCCCGGCGGAGATCGCCGAGGAGTCCCCGGCGGGCCTGCGCGTGCTCTACGTGGCCCTCACGCGCGCGACGCAGCAGCTGACGGTGGTCTCGACGGACGGCGACGCTCCGGGCGCGGACGGGGTCCCGGAGCTGCTGCGCCCCTGA
- the murA gene encoding UDP-N-acetylglucosamine 1-carboxyvinyltransferase, translated as MTGISDDVLLVHGGTPLEGEIRVRGAKNLVPKAMVAALLGSGPSRLRNVPDIRDVRVVRGLLQLHGVTVRPGEEPGELVLDPTHVESANVADIDAHAGSSRIPILFCGPLLHRLGHAFIPGLGGCDIGGRPIDFHFDVLRQFGATIEKREGGQYLEAPQRLRGCKIRLPYPSVGSTEQVLLTAVLAEGVTELSNAAVEPEIEDLICVLQKMGAIISMDTDRTIRITGVDSLTGYNHKALPDRLEAASWASAALATGGNIYVRGAQQRSMMTFLNTYRKVGGAFEIDDEGIRFWHPGGPLKAIALETDVHPGFQTDWQQPLVVALTQASGLSIVHETVYESRLGFTSALNQMGAHIQLYRECLGGSACRFGQRNFLHSAVVSGPTKLQGADLVIPDLRGGFSYLIAALAAEGTSRVHGIDLINRGYENFMEKLVELGAKVELPNGDLV; from the coding sequence ATGACCGGCATCAGCGACGATGTACTGCTTGTTCACGGCGGAACCCCGCTTGAGGGCGAGATCCGTGTCCGCGGCGCGAAGAACCTCGTGCCGAAGGCCATGGTCGCCGCGCTGCTCGGCAGCGGCCCCAGCCGGCTGCGCAACGTTCCCGACATCCGCGACGTCCGCGTCGTACGCGGACTGCTCCAGCTGCACGGCGTGACGGTGCGCCCCGGCGAGGAGCCGGGCGAGCTGGTGCTCGACCCGACGCACGTCGAGAGCGCGAACGTCGCCGACATCGACGCGCACGCGGGCTCCTCCCGGATCCCGATCCTCTTCTGCGGCCCGCTGCTGCACCGCCTGGGCCACGCCTTCATCCCGGGCCTCGGCGGCTGCGACATCGGCGGCCGGCCGATCGACTTCCACTTCGACGTGCTCCGCCAGTTCGGCGCGACCATCGAGAAGCGCGAAGGCGGCCAGTACCTGGAGGCCCCGCAGCGGCTTCGCGGATGCAAGATCCGCCTGCCCTACCCGTCGGTCGGCTCGACCGAGCAGGTCCTGCTGACGGCCGTCCTGGCCGAGGGCGTGACCGAGCTCAGCAACGCCGCCGTGGAGCCCGAGATCGAGGACCTCATCTGCGTACTGCAGAAGATGGGCGCGATCATCTCCATGGACACCGACCGGACCATCCGGATCACCGGTGTCGACAGCCTCACCGGCTACAACCACAAGGCGCTCCCGGACCGCCTGGAGGCCGCCTCGTGGGCTTCCGCGGCCCTGGCGACCGGCGGCAACATCTACGTCCGCGGCGCGCAGCAGCGTTCGATGATGACCTTCCTGAACACGTACCGGAAGGTCGGTGGCGCGTTCGAGATCGACGACGAGGGCATCCGCTTCTGGCACCCCGGCGGTCCGCTCAAGGCCATCGCGCTGGAGACGGACGTCCACCCCGGCTTCCAGACCGACTGGCAGCAGCCGCTGGTCGTCGCCCTCACCCAGGCGTCGGGCCTGTCGATCGTCCACGAGACGGTCTACGAGTCCCGCCTCGGCTTCACCTCGGCGCTCAACCAGATGGGCGCGCACATCCAGCTGTACCGGGAGTGCCTGGGCGGCAGCGCCTGCCGCTTCGGCCAGCGCAACTTCCTGCACTCGGCGGTCGTCTCCGGCCCCACCAAGCTCCAGGGCGCCGACCTGGTCATCCCGGACCTGCGCGGCGGGTTCTCGTACCTGATCGCGGCGCTGGCGGCCGAGGGCACCTCGCGCGTCCACGGCATCGACCTGATCAACCGCGGCTACGAGAACTTCATGGAGAAGCTCGTCGAGCTGGGCGCCAAGGTCGAGCTGCCGAACGGCGACCTCGTCTGA